In one Juglans regia cultivar Chandler chromosome 11, Walnut 2.0, whole genome shotgun sequence genomic region, the following are encoded:
- the LOC109009561 gene encoding probable WRKY transcription factor 11 has product MAVELLHFPKSMDDQTAIQEAASQGIKSMEHLIRLLSHQPNHSDCTDITDRTVSKFKKVICLLNRTGHARFRRGPVHSSSSPSSSSSSASIFVPHSQTLTLAPTPITSKPTLPPAPIVTPVALHQAPIISQPNFVPSQSQTVTLDFTKPNGFSSSSKATELEFTKETFSVSSSSSFMSSAITGDGSVSNGKLGSSILVAPAPTVSGGKPPLSMAPYKKRCHEHSDNLSGKLSGSGSKCHCSKRRKNRVKKTIRVPAISSKIADIPPDEYSWRKYGQKPIKGSPYPRGYYKCSTIRGCPARKHVERAPDDPAMLIVTYEGEHRHTGAPGVQENVGAGVGVGLVFEST; this is encoded by the exons ATGGCCGTGGAGCTCTTGCACTTCCCCAAGTCAATGGACGACCAGACGGCTATTCAAGAAGCTGCGTCTCAAGGCATCAAGAGCATGGAGCATCTGATCCGCCTCTTGTCTCACCAGCCAAATCACTCCGACTGCACCGATATCACGGACCGCACCGTTTCCAAGTTCAAAAAAGTCATTTGTCTCCTGAACCGGACCGGTCACGCCCGGTTCAGACGCGGACCCGTTCactcctcttcttctccttcgtCCTCATCCTCGTCTGCCTCTATCTTTGTCCCTCACTCACAGACCCTCACCCTAGCTCCCACTCCGATCACTTCTAAGCCCACCTTGCCTCCGGCGCCGATCGTTACTCCGGTGGCCTTACATCAGGCTCCGATCATTTCTCAGCCGAACTTCGTTCCCTCTCAGTCTCAGACTGTGACACTTGACTTCACGAAACCTAATGGTTTTTCCTCAAGCTCTAAGGCCACCGAGCTCGAGTTCACGAAGGAGACCTTCAGTGTGTCGTCGAGCTCGTCGTTCATGTCTTCGGCAATCACCGGAGACGGCAGCGTGTCGAACGGGAAGCTAGGGTCCTCGATCTTAGTAGCTCCTGCACCGACAGTTTCCGGTGGTAAGCCGCCGCTCTCGATGGCTCCGTACAAAAAGAGGTGCCACGAGCACTCCGACAATCTCTCCGGCAAGTTATCCGGCTCCGGTAGCAAGTGCCACTGCTCTAAGAGAAG GAAAAATCGGGTGAAGAAAACAATCAGAGTCCCAGCAATAAGTTCAAAAATCGCCGATATTCCACCAGATGAATACTCCTGGAGAAAATACGGTCAGAAACCGATCAAGGGATCGCCCTACCCACG tGGATATTACAAGTGTAGCACGATAAGGGGCTGCCCGGCGAGGAAACACGTGGAGAGAGCTCCGGACGATCCGGCGATGCTGATCGTAACCTACGAGGGGGAGCACCGTCACACTGGTGCACCCGGGGTGCAGGAGAACGTGGGTGCCGGTGTAGGTGTGGGGTTGGTCTTCGAGTCAAcgtga
- the LOC109009562 gene encoding exocyst complex component EXO70A1-like translates to MALSVNDHKIGNLISATKSLKLSLDKSKALGLALERSGPRLEEISLRLPSLGAAVRPIRAEKEALVAVGGHINRAVSPAAAVLKVFDAVHGLEKSLLSDPRNDLPGYLSVLKRLQEALKFLGDNCGLAIQWLEDIVEYLEDNMVADDRYLSNLKSSLKNLRELQNDGERAHLDGGLLDAALDKLENEFRQLLTEHSVPLPMSSSSALAEQACIAPSPLPVSIIQKLQAILGRLIANNRLEKCIVIYVEVRSSNVRASLQSLNLDYLEISVSEFNDVQSIEGYIAQWGKHLEFAVKHLFEAEYKLCIDVFERMGLDVWMGCFAKIAAQAGILAFLQFGKTVTESRKDPNKLLKLLDIFASLNKLRLDFNRLFGGAACAEIQNLTRDLIRRVIDGAAEVFSELLGQVELQRQTSPPSDGSVPRLAIFIIDYCNKLLGDDYKSILTQVLVIHRSWKHEKFRERLLINEVLNIIKAIELNLAAWEKAYGEDLILSNFFSMNTHCHLYKHLKGTRVGDLLGDSWLKEHEQSKDYHAAVFLRESWGKLPSHLSREGLLMFSGGRATARDLVKKRLKAFNEAFDDMYTKQSNWIILEKDLRERTCQVIVQAVVPVYRSYMQNYGPLVEQDASSAKYAKYTVQTLEKMLMSLFLPKPVRYGSFKGRQPSGKFNNGVADLRRTASAVV, encoded by the coding sequence ATGGCGTTGTCGGTGAATGACCATAAGATCGGTAACTTAATATCTGCTACCAAATCATTGAAACTAAGCTTAGATAAATCAAAGGCCCTGGGGTTAGCTTTAGAGAGATCTGGGCCTAGGTTAGAAGAGATTAGCCTAAGATTGCCTTCCCTGGGAGCTGCCGTCCGGCCCATTCGAGCAGAAAAGGAAGCCCTTGTTGCCGTCGGGGGCCACATTAACCGTGCGGTAAGCCCTGCCGCAGCGGTGCTTAAGGTTTTTGATGCTGTCCACGGCCTTGAAAAGTCGTTGTTATCTGATCCCCGGAACGATCTCCCGGGCTACTTGTCAGTGTTGAAACGCCTGCAGGAGGCGTTGAAGTTTCTGGGTGACAATTGTGGGTTGGCAATTCAGTGGCTGGAGGATATAGTAGAGTATCTGGAGGATAATATGGTGGCCGATGATCGGTACCTTTCCAATTTAAAGAGTTCCTTGAAAAATCTTAGAGAATTGCAGAATGATGGGGAGAGGGCACACCTTGATGGTGGACTTTTAGATGCCGCTTTGGATAAGTTGGAAAATGAGTTCCGGCAGCTCTTGACTGAACATAGCGTGCCACTTCCGATGTCATCATCATCTGCCCTTGCTGAGCAAGCATGCATTGCACCATCACCTTTACCGGTCTCTATTATTCAGAAGTTGCAAGCAATTCTTGGGAGATTAATTGCTAATAACAGACTCGAGAAGTGCATAGTGATCTACGTTGAAGTTCGTAGTTCAAATGTTAGAGCAAGTTTACAGTCTCTTAATTTGGATTACCTCGAGATCTCAGTATCTGAATTTAATGATGTCCAAAGCATAGAGGGGTATATCGCGCAGTGGGGTAAGCATTTGGAGTTTGCAGTGAAGCATTTGTTTGAGGCGGAGTATAAGCTTTGTATTGATGTTTTTGAGAGGATGGGATTAGATGTGTGGATGGGTTGCTTTGCAAAGATAGCTGCTCAGGCTGGTATTCTTGCATTTCTTCAATTTGGGAAGACTGTTACAGAGAGCAGGAAAGACCCCAATAAGCTGCTAAAGCTGTTGGATATATTTGCATCATTGAACAAATTGAGATTGGATTTTAACCGGTTGTTTGGTGGAGCAGCATGTGCTGAAATCCAAAACTTGACAAGGGATCTCATCAGGAGGGTGATTGATGGGGCAGCAGAGGTGTTCTCGGAGCTTCTGGGTCAGGTTGAGTTGCAGCGACAGACCTCGCCTCCTTCAGATGGGAGTGTACCGAGATTGGCGATCTTCATTATTGATTACTGTAATAAACTACTTGGGGATGACTACAAGTCAATCTTAACCCAGGTTCTGGTCATTCATCGGAGTTGGAAGCATGAGAAATTTCGGGAGAGGCTCCTTATTAATGAGGTTTTAAACATAATCAAGGCCATTGAGCTGAATTTGGCGGCATGGGAGAAGGCTTATGGGGAGGATCTCATcctatccaattttttttcaatgaatACCCACTGTCATTTGTACAAGCACCTGAAGGGAACAAGGGTCGGGGATCTCTTAGGAGACTCTTGGTTAAAAGAACATGAACAGTCCAAGGATTATCATGCAGCAGTCTTCTTGAGAGAGAGCTGGGGAAAGCTTCCCAGTCACTTGAGCAGGGAAGGTCTGCTTATGTTCTCAGGTGGACGTGCCACTGCCCGTGACCTTGTCAAGAAAAGATTGAAAGCGTTCAATGAAGCTTTCGATGACATGTACACCAAGCAGTCAAACTGGATTATATTGGAAAAGGATCTGAGAGAGAGGACGTGCCAGGTTATAGTGCAGGCAGTTGTGCCTGTTTATCGAAGCTACATGCAGAATTACGGGCCCTTGGTGGAGCAAGATGCAAGTTCCGCTAAGTATGCAAAGTACACAGTGCAAACTTTGGAGAAAATGTTAATGTCTCTTTTTCTGCCCAAGCCGGTGAGATATGGAAGTTTCAAAGGCAGGCAGCCAAGTGGGAAATTCAACAATGGTGTAGCAGATCTTCGTCGCACTGCCTCTGCAGTTGTGTGA